Within the Oncorhynchus kisutch isolate 150728-3 linkage group LG13, Okis_V2, whole genome shotgun sequence genome, the region ttacactacattaccaaaagtatgtggacaagtgctcgtcgaacatctcgttccaaaatcatgggcattattatggagttggtcccccctctgctgttttccactagatgttgaaacattgctgtggggactttcttccattcagccacaagagcattagtgaggtaaggcactgatgttgggtgattaggcctggctcacagtcggtgttccaattcatcccaaaggtgttcgatggggttgaggtcatgtctctgtgcaggtcagtcaagttcttccccaatgatcgacaaaccatttctgtatggacctcgctttgtgcacacctgtcagcaacgggtgtggctgaaatagccaaatccactcatttgaaggagagtccacttacttttgtatatatagtgtatttttaTGTGTACTACGTcgtcacgcacagccttttatccgcaAAAATCTGTTTGCtcgaaacatctctggtgggaaaatgcacatattgttttatgcagattttagaatatttgcatgaaaatctgttggaaagtggatggaaacctagctagtgtccaaatacttttgaaactcactgtatacacacagacagacctaccTTTATGTCTGCGCAGACGGCCCCAGTGATGATTACACTCCTCCTTGCGAACACAGTTGCCGTTGGCGTTGATCTTATACTCTGCCCCACATCGACAGCACACCTTGGCAAAAGCTTTGAACAAATCAACAAATCTGTTAGTCTGGTAGAGAAGGATTTGATCCAACCAGACTGAGGAGGGTGTGTGTAGGTGCTTTGTAGAGACTTACGGTCAACATTCTTCTTTTCCGGGACGTTGTGGACCACGGCTCGACCTGAGCGCTCAGGGTGTGGCCTGGGGTATCCATGCTCCTGCAGCTGCTCCTCCGTCATCAGATAGTCCCTCAGCTTCCTGTACAGCCTGACACCTGCAGCCATGCAGACAACACATAGTTAAAATACAAAGCCCTTCCTGCCTAATCAAACATCTACTGCCTGTAAAACCAGCTCCAACCAGAGGAGGACTAGCTACTCACCACTGAGTTTCTCCTCCTGTTGCTTGCCAGTCCTGTTGATGGTGAAGCTGGTCTTGGCAGCGAGGCGTCCCCCCAGCACTTCCTCATGGGACTGGGCCTTCATGTTCCCCACCACTGCAGGGCTCCCTGAAAGAAGACAAGCAGGCTGATTAGACTCTGATCTATGTCAGTTTGGTTCTTTTCACCTAACGGTAAAGGTTGCCATTTTTGGAGGGAGATTTTATCCTAGATCTGTGCAAAAGGGCAATGACTTACAGAAGCGCTGCAACTACACCAAACGCCATCTGTTTGTAATTGCTACATAGTTAATGTATGTGTCAGTGACATACTGGCAACGGGTGAGGTGGGGGAGCTGCTCTTGCTGCGTAGCTTCTTCAGTGTGTTGACTGCCACGTTGAGGTAGATGTTCTTACTGCTGCTCCGGTCATACACCACCTTTTCCTCCTCCAGGGCCTAGAGACACAGTCCACTGTTAGAACTTCAACTCACATAAAATATTTTACAAACATAACTCATCCACCCTTTTCTAAAATGGGATACCACTAGCAGTGCCATGAGCACACATACTTAACAGTAGACATGGATAGATTAAATTATACATCAGTTCAACCCTGTGTGGTCTCACATACCATTTGGAAGGCCAAGTCTTCAGAGGGGCAGAACTTCATACACTCATCTATAAAGTTGTTGAGGTATCGCTGGCGGACGTTGGTGGGCACTTTGGCTCCAAACTCAGTGGGAATCACTGGGCGCTTCATTGCAGAGCTCTGAGAAGAACATAAAAATAATGTCAACTAAAAAGACACAAATGTCATGTTTTCATGATAATGTTCTGACATACTATAAATTCCTGGCGTTACCTTCATTGTGGGAGTGTGTGCCACCCTCTTCTGTGCAATAGTGGTGGTGGTCTTTGACAAGATGCCGGCTGATGTCTGGGCCTTCACAGAGACACCACCTGGGAGAGTCCTGGTGGGCGACAACACTCTGCTGCCTGCTAGCTTTGCCTCGACAAGACCTGTAGTCAGATAAAGAAAGGATTCTCAACAACACAGTCCTTAAATTACACTTTTCTGGTCTCATATTTTTGGGCTGTCGTAATGCATACAAACTCCGTGTTagatcagggtttcccaaactcggtcctggggcccctgtgtgcacgttttggtttttgccctagcacaacaaagctgattcaaataaccaactcatcatcaagctttgattactTTAATCAGGCAGGGGGGGCAGAACTGATTTTGGGAAAACCTGTGTTAGATGACATGACCATATATGGGGTGAAAGATAGAAAGGACTTAGGCCAAGCATTCGTACCAGACTTGGAGGAGGATGGTAAGGGGGTGGGGCGGTGGgctactctcttcctctccccaggGAAGGGGCTGAGGCTTGGCCTGGGTCTGGGTGTAGAGGCAGTCTTCACGGCTGCTGCAAGCTGAGAGGCCTGCTGCTGGGCAATCTGCATGCGCTGGTAACAGATCTCCTGGGCAGTCAGTCTCCTGTACGGCGGAGGCTTTGGTGTTGCCTCAGTCTGAAACACAGAATCCAGTTTGTATTCAATGAAAGGCTTTTTGCTACGGTGGTTACCATAGAGATGTGGGTAAATACCAGAGAACAAACTCACACTTCCTTTGGCGGAGAAATGTGAAACCCTCTTCTTCTGCCCAGGAAAGAGAGTAGTTTGATTGCTATCTGTGTCATCCTCATCATCAGAATCTTTAGAGGGCTGGGAAGGGAGAGGAAAAACTGAGCAGATTTACATTTCACACAATATTTAATGAACagaatgttggaaacaaacacaTTACATTCAGTGCCATTCTAAAATGAGTTACACACATTTTTACTGACCTGTATGAACAGGATACACTGCAGTGAATGCTAACCTAAGGAAATATTGTACAAAACAACTTGTAATTAAGGGAGATGGCAATCTATGGGTACCTTGGCTTGCCTTCCCTTGTCCTCGGTCTTCACATCCTTGGATTCATTGAAGATCCGTAAGCACTCCTCCATTGGGTCTTCATCCAGGTCAAAGTCCATGTCCATCTGCAGACCGGAGTAGTCCACCCCACCACCATCCATGTCATCATAGCCTCTGTCATCCTCTGGACCAACGTCATCATCCTCTGAGGATGAGGGGGTGAGCTCTGAGGCATTCCTCTTATTAAAATGCCCCctcttgaaagcagcagctgaCTTCCTCACAATTTTCTCCTCCTCGTCATCCTCCTCGCGTTTCTCCTCTGCACTCTCATCCCCAAACAGATCCACGTGACTCAGAGATCTTTGTTTCACCTTTCCTGTTTTGCCACCTGTTTTCTTCACCTTGTCTTTACTGCTGTTAGAACTCCCTTTGCTAACTTTATTGGAGCCCCTTTCTCTTCCACTGCTGTCATGTTTACCATTCTTGTGTTCTTTAAACTTTGAAGAGTCCTTTTCCTTGTCTGAAGTCTTCAGTTTTTTACTATCCccaccccccttttctctctcactcttgcttGACGCCCCTTTTACTTTGTCTGTCCTTAGCTTACTCTTTACATCACTTCTCTTTTCTTCCTGTCCCTCCTTGCCTTTGTCTATGGATTTATCCTTTATCTTGcttttctcctcttctttctttcCCTGATTCTTGCTGTCCTTCTTTGCGGTTTCGTGGCTTGATGTCTTTGAATCACTTATTTTCTTACCGTCCCCTGCTCCTTTTTCTTTACTACTACCACTCTTTTTACTGGACTCCTTTTCAGATTTATGCACCTTCTCTACTTTGATGCTCTTCATGTGGCTGGTTTTACCTGGCACTTTTTCAGTTTCTGGTTTGTCTTTTTGCCTTGCTACTTCCTGGTTCTCCGAGTCTTCCTGCTCTTTAGCCTCCCGACTCCTCTGTTGTTTCAGCCCACCTAGAGCTCTTtcagtcctctctcctttccctggaCCAAAGGCTTCCTCCACTGACCCACTGCTACTCTTCCTCCTCTGCAGACGGCTGAGAGAAGTGGGTCGATACTCTGTCCCAGAGCTCTCCTCATCAGACTCAGAGAAACTGGCAGTGTACTTCAGTGGGTCTGGTATCACCTGTCGAGGCTTCTTAGTGGTTGGCACATATTCCTCATCCGTTGACAGCTTTCCTGTCCCTGACAGGTGAGGTCTTTTTTTCACTTCTCCCTTAGAAGCACCTGTCCTCTGGTCTTTCTTATCCTTGACAGCAATTTTAGCTGAATAGTTGGAGAGAGGGTCATATTCCATGTCTGTGGATGGTTTAGAATTATCCACTGTGTACTTGTTCTTGGAGAAGGCCGCATTATTGGAGTACTTAGGACTAGTAGGGGGAGAGGGTAGATGAGGAGATCGTGTTCGAGGAGCAGGCCTTTTCAAAGCTGTTTTGGTAACCGAGGTGGGCACATATTCCATGGAGCTGGCATGGTTGTCCTTGCTGTCAGAGTCCAAGGTGTACTTACTGGAGCGAGGGGTGGGATTATAATCAGCTGTTGTAGTCATCTGATAACTGCCTGGGTCATACGCCAAGTGGGATGCCACGGCCTGTGGTTTTGGCCAGTTAGCCATCACTTTGGGGGAACTGGCAGTAGGATCATATTCCTGGTCCCCAAATCGTGATGGTGGTTTTGGCACCAGCTTGGGGGAACTGGCAGTAGGGTCATATTTCTGGTCTCCAGTTTGTGAGAGTGGTTTCAGCAACACTTTAGGAGAACTGGCAGAAGGGTCATATTCCAGGTCCCCGATTTGTGAGAGCTTCTTCTTTTCCCGCTCCACCTCACTGCGTACCGCCTCGATGGCACGATTGACCAACTCAAGCTCGAGGGCACCCATGTCCACTGTTGCAGCAGCAGGCTCCCCATTCTGTTGCTCCTCTGGTCTTACTACCTCTGGGTTGAATGGGTCATAGCCACCTTGTTCTGAAGGAAGCCATTAGATACCAATTAGGATTAGCAAATTGTCAAGCATGTTCTATGGTAAACATAATCCACATTTTTAAGGTACTCAAACAGTTCAGTTGAATGTTATATTATGTCCCTACCTTGCATCGAAATAAGGTTTCAAATGCCATTGTCAACAAACCTGACTTGTCACAACACGAAGAACCATTGAGTTCTACGGGTTAAGATAAGGACACCCCCTTACCTCACTCTGACTTTACTAGCTAACAGTTAACatgtactagctagctagttagctaatgcaGCCATAACGAATTACACAGTATAGCCGATTGAGGATTTATTTAATGTACAATATGTGATGTTATCAACCCCTCAGTAAGGCGaaatatatgttttatatttcaCAATGGTTAAAATATTTAGCTAAACACTGTAGCTAACGTTATGCAGCCACTGCGACAAACactggatagctagctaacatagttaAGTTAGAGGAATACAAAATAAATGCAAATCACCCTTTTGTTTGGAGTAAAGTTCTTTTGATGTTCTAGTGTCATTTGAGCCATAAGACGCACGTCTATGTTTGCTGTGTCTGAAGTGGCAGTATGGTCTGTTGCACCCATATTTGCCGCTTTTCCCATTGCAGCTATCCGTGTAAAACGGGCAGTCAATTCCACGGAAGAAACCGGTGGATCTCAGCATAGTCTTCCTAGACCTCTCATACCCGCAGAATCGAGACTGACAATTTGGTGTAGTTCGTTTTTTAGTTGTAATAAGTCGAGAGGAATCCACTTGTCACATAGCTAGGTTCATGTAAAACAACAATACAGCATCCTACGACGCCATGTTGGATGGCCAAAAAAAGCTATCGCGAGAAGCCCACATCGCACATGTAGACGTATATGAGAACACCAAGTACTTGCCTGTGGAAATTCAGGCCAAGGCAATGAGCACATGGGTGTAAGAAAGCTACCCACGGAATACTTGCGTTCATTTTCACCTTGAAATTGTGTTAATTTGCCATCTCATTGTATAAACGTGACTAAGGACTTACGAAAGTGACTGAACATTAACAGCTCACCCTGATATCTCAGCCTTGCTGACAGGTAACGGCAATACTAGCTACCTCACGCTTCTGCAAAAAAAAGTGGTAGCACCCATTAGATTGTTCTTGGAAGTCTGTCAGTGTGTACAATGAGTTGAGGCCCAGTAGTCAGGTCCAAGGTAACCTAATGTGTTCAGTCTCTCTTCtggcgtttacacaggcagccagaTTCTGTTTTTTTCTTCACTAATTGGCCTATTGAGCAATCAGATCTGAAAGAAACTGATGTGATTTGTCaaaagaccagtgtgtgtgtgtgtgtgtgtgtgtgtgtgtggggggggggggggggggggggggggggggtcagagttgggctgcctgtgtaaacgcagcatTATATAGCATAATAGCTGTGACTCGATCGTTGTTCACGATTAAAGAAACCAGACAAAAGTTTATTTCAcaaaaagttatttttttcagTCCTTATATGATAATCAGAACAGCCGACATCTTGATGAGAAACTGCACTCGTCCTAATCAAACATGTAGGTAGGGCTATAAGAGAACGAAAAATGTGTTTACCAGAATTGCACGGATTTGAGATTGAATGTGGTAACATCTGTTTCAAACAAAACTTTAaaattgatacacacacacacacacacacatcacaaaatACACCCATTTACTTTAAGTCTGATTATTCAATGTTGTTGCCAAAATTGTACTCAGAATTTTGGCAAAATGCGTTTTAACCTAATACGACGCCAATTAAGGATATGAGTCTATAAAATCAATAGAACCATAAACAAATAATGTCCCGcttaaaaaagagagaaaaaagccGACATAATGGGCATGCACGCAGTAACCCAACCATACCTTCCTGAGCTGAACCTCAAAATCACCGACTCGCATACGAGGCAAGCTCTGCCCTTTTATACCTGTTCTTCACCTGTTGCGCACAGCTGATCAATTAAACCAATCAATTATGCAAATTGTTGGGCTATGTAGacctaataataataaattagaATGTATGAAACTTTTATAGCGTTTTTCTATTATCAGTGCTATGCTTAGGCTAATAACTCTCCTGCTGTGTTCCCGTCGAAATGGACCGATTTACAAGTtttctctgaaaaatgtagttaatttaatGTGATTGTCATAAAGGTTCCATGaatttgtccacacagggcatctgaacacacaaaatacattttgatgattttcataaaattgttttattttacttttgtACACATATGGTGTTCCCGGTCAAAAATGACCAGTCATTAGAAATTCAtaggtgagactacaattagtgtataaaattgagttcaggcacatgcccattcatcagatggacacacttcctttcccagacccccacatgcatgtgtgtttgagcacacgcacacacacacacacctcactctccttcttggtttccatggcaacccccacgaGAAGGCTcttgtgaggctcttgatcatatctttgatcgtgacactggtgaggaggagagaggccaggaCACTGACAATGAAGATGCATTAGAGGAGGAAGTAGTCTGgaataaatagcacaatatgtttcatctgagtatttgttatagtcaaaataatccatataTTATGCTTTTTTTTACTcaaaaacgagttgtatgagctcaggtcaatgaggcctacagccCATAAATATCAAATAGAAGTTAAAAACGtataatgttcacaagaacttaagttgataaaaaaaagatgtaacacaacattaggtgataatatatggattgttatggatttataatcagctataaacTATAATCATTTTGGAGCGGGAACACAGAATGAATTAACACGAAACGAACACAATAAGGAGGGTTAATTAGACTATAAGGaacaaacactttttttcatgaTAGATAGACATTCAAGTAAATAAGTCGATTAAAAGCAAATGCATGCATTTTATTACTGTGTATAGTTGTCTTTGACTTTGCTTGAAAAAGTTGTGTGTCTACTGTGTCATAAATAAGAACGCATACGCAATCGTTTATGACGCTTAGACCGCTCAAATGTATGTTCTTGACGAATTTTCTAAACGCACCATTAACGGGGAAAATTCTGAACACAAAATGTAGTGAGCTAGCTAGATGATGGTTTCCATCGTCAATATGTTTGCTACCGCAAATAATGATATCAGCAACGGGTTGAATGTCTCTTCTCGGCCTCTATTCCTGGGTCTTGATTTGGCAATCCTTATCAAGACCGTTGTGTTTTTATTCTGCTCGGGCCTCATACTGTGGTGCTTATGGGATCTATGGAGAAGAAAGGATGAAGACTTCGACGACACAGATTTGTTGTAAGTTTAGAAACAtgtttgtttgcgtgtgtgtttgtgtgtgtatatgtgagagAGACCCCAtttgcccccctagacacaactacaacaacataacaaacaaaaacgggtcacaactcctgcggCTCTGTcagacgctgggtatgtacacagtcaatggtaggcttcgagaggactcctacagtaggtacacatatagctcatctcttggcagtaatACTgcagactactttatcactgacctcaacccagagcctattagagcgttcacagtcagtccactgacacacCTATCAGATCACAGGAAATCGCACTCCACCTGAACAGAGCtatgctcaatcatgaggcatcaaatccgaaggaactgaataatattaagaaatgcaaTGGGTGGAAGAAAATGAGTGTGGAaatctacaacaacaacaaaaagttgcaacaacaaattcaatcccttctagacaatttcctggactaaatgtttcactgtaatagtgaaggtgcaAACATGGCAGTATAACACCTAAACATTATATTTGaccctatccaaccaaaaacacagagacccagaaaacctgagcataggccttcactatggtgaaccACTAAaataataaacaacaacacaaagagttagatgtatggataaaccacttctccaatcgtttgggctctataacaaagaacaaacagcaaaaacatataaacgat harbors:
- the LOC109902575 gene encoding RNA exonuclease 1 homolog — translated: MLRSTGFFRGIDCPFYTDSCNGKSGKYGCNRPYCHFRHSKHRRASYGSNDTRTSKELYSKQKEQGGYDPFNPEVVRPEEQQNGEPAAATVDMGALELELVNRAIEAVRSEVEREKKKLSQIGDLEYDPSASSPKVLLKPLSQTGDQKYDPTASSPKLVPKPPSRFGDQEYDPTASSPKVMANWPKPQAVASHLAYDPGSYQMTTTADYNPTPRSSKYTLDSDSKDNHASSMEYVPTSVTKTALKRPAPRTRSPHLPSPPTSPKYSNNAAFSKNKYTVDNSKPSTDMEYDPLSNYSAKIAVKDKKDQRTGASKGEVKKRPHLSGTGKLSTDEEYVPTTKKPRQVIPDPLKYTASFSESDEESSGTEYRPTSLSRLQRRKSSSGSVEEAFGPGKGERTERALGGLKQQRSREAKEQEDSENQEVARQKDKPETEKVPGKTSHMKSIKVEKVHKSEKESSKKSGSSKEKGAGDGKKISDSKTSSHETAKKDSKNQGKKEEEKSKIKDKSIDKGKEGQEEKRSDVKSKLRTDKVKGASSKSEREKGGGDSKKLKTSDKEKDSSKFKEHKNGKHDSSGRERGSNKVSKGSSNSSKDKVKKTGGKTGKVKQRSLSHVDLFGDESAEEKREEDDEEEKIVRKSAAAFKRGHFNKRNASELTPSSSEDDDVGPEDDRGYDDMDGGGVDYSGLQMDMDFDLDEDPMEECLRIFNESKDVKTEDKGRQAKPSKDSDDEDDTDSNQTTLFPGQKKRVSHFSAKGSTEATPKPPPYRRLTAQEICYQRMQIAQQQASQLAAAVKTASTPRPRPSLSPFPGERKRVAHRPTPLPSSSKSGLVEAKLAGSRVLSPTRTLPGGVSVKAQTSAGILSKTTTTIAQKRVAHTPTMKSSAMKRPVIPTEFGAKVPTNVRQRYLNNFIDECMKFCPSEDLAFQMALEEEKVVYDRSSSKNIYLNVAVNTLKKLRSKSSSPTSPVARSPAVVGNMKAQSHEEVLGGRLAAKTSFTINRTGKQQEEKLSGVRLYRKLRDYLMTEEQLQEHGYPRPHPERSGRAVVHNVPEKKNVDPFAKVCCRCGAEYKINANGNCVRKEECNHHWGRLRRHKVSGGWETNYSCCSGTVGSPGCSVSKQHVQDGRKESLDGYVQTFEKQLPPDGNGGVYALDCEMCYTKQGLELTRVTVINSELKVIYDTFVKPESKVVDYNTRFSGVTEEDLENATITLRDVQAVILNMFSTESILIGHSLESDLFALKVIHSTVVDTAIVFPHRLGLPYKRALRNLMADHLKRIIQDSVEGHDSSEDACACMELMIWKIREDAKVKR